The stretch of DNA CCTGAGTCACCCGTCCCATCCCTTTGACCCGAGCGGAAAAACAGCCTCACGCAGCTTCAGAGGGACAGAGGATGCGGAGCATCTTGGGGTCTGGCCCTCGGCTCCCTTCGCCCTCAGCTTGAGCAGCTGCAGCCCTGGAAAAGGTTCTGGAGTCTTCTAGTGTTCTGGTCCCTGCCGTGCAACACGGCAGtgactgtttcctcatctgtacttGGGGACCCAGAAGCACCCCCAGAGCGAGCGTCCAACAGATGCCGGTAGGGGCCAGAGGAGCGGGGGCAGGGGCCAGTGGGCAAAGGCCGGTGGAGGCCACCGGCTCGATGACGAGCACCCTCCTCCACCGCCGCCAACACGCTGGGGCCCGAGGATGGGAGCCCTGGGTCCCGGGCCCCGTGTGCCCCGCAGAGGCCGTGGTGGAGTCGGGGACTCAGCCCGCCGCCCCGAGGCCCAGCACGGACCAGGCCGGGCCCAGAGTGCGGACAGCCCGCGGGCCCCGGGCCGCTCCCTTCTGCAGCGCCCGCACAGGTCTCTAAGCACAACAGGGCCGGTGTGCTACCCCGGGGGCTGGGCTCCTCCCACCAGCTGCAGGCACGAGCTTCACGGGAACGGGGAACACGTGTGCGCAGGGCGGGTGCAAGGACCCAAGTCCTGGGGGCCTGGGCGGGGAGACACCTGGCAGGGAGGGCGGCTGCCCGGTGAGGCCCCCCTGACGGAGACGGGGACCTGAGACCCGAGACCCGAGACCAGAGTGGGCCCTTCTTCCTCCGCCGGCCGTGCTGGGGATGGGGAGCTCGAGTGCTGGGAGCATCGCGGATGGATGGCCTGTCCTGCTCCAGGTGTCCACCGCGTCCTCACCAGTGGCTGCCTGGACCCCTCCGAGGACGAGATGCTCAGTCCCTGCGGGAAGCAGAGTCTTGTACCTGCCACCTGTAGTTAGGGCGCCAGGCGCTCTGCACTCCGGGTCTTAGGGACGTGGTTTCCTGTTCCCAGTCTCAGGCGTCGTCCATCTGAGTCCAGACCCCAGGTGCCCAGGGTCCGCGGAGCTGAGCCTTCCTGGCGGCTCCTCGCCCAAACCATTGGTTACGCGGCGTCTTATAAACCCCACTGCTGCGTAGCTTGGTCACTAACATTTCCATCTCCTTTGAGAAATGCCCCGTATTCACCATCCTGTCATGGGGTGGGCGTGACGGGCCTGGGGTGGCCAGGCCGGGTGCAGGGCACCTTAGGTCTCTCACTGCCCCCCGACGAAACCGCTTCTAGGGAGCTCACCCGATGCGCCAGGCCTCAGGACACACACGTGTGACCTGTTCCGCAGCCCCGCCATCCTGGGCACGCGGTGCTGCTGTCCCCTGGTGGATGGGGCCAGGAGAGTCTCCAAGTGGTGTCTGGGCGGTGAAAACATGAATTGAAAACGATCCTTCAGATAAAAACGGAGTGGGCGCCGAGGACGAGGGGCCTGTTCCCCCCCAGATGACCACAGGCTGTGCCCGCGAATGACCTCTTGGGACCTGATGCTGAGAGCCTCCGGGTGGGAACGGGGTCAGAAGTCGGGCCGCCTCCTGCACGGGGGATGGCATGGGAACGGCCACCCCAGGACCTGCACGCACACCGTGTGGCTCCGTCCTCAAACACCCACGAGGGAGGGACCACTCTAACCCCCAGcccacagatggggaaactgaggcacagctcATGCAGCCTCGGGGGCTGCGGTCTAGACCTGATGCCCACCCCGCAGACCTGAGAGCCTCACGTGGCAGAGTGGGGCCACAGTGGTGGGGACGTCCTGGGCGACGAGGCTGGGCTCTGCGGGGGGACACGGCTGCCCAGAGTGGGAGGCAAACGCAGGGTCCCCGATGGGTGTCCTCCCTGTGTGCAGGGTGGACAGGGATGCATCTGTGGCCCCAAATccccaccttctgcccagggccagGTGGGAGGACAGGCCCGAGGGCTGAGCCGGGGTGGCCCCATCCTGCCAAGCACAGGTAGGTGGCACCGAGCCCCCAGACCGCTGTGCTCCCTCTGGCACGTGTGCCCCCATGCACATCCTGTCCCTTCCTGCGGCAGCACCGGCCCCAGCGGCCTTGGAGGGGCCCCAGCAAGGCCTGGACGGTGCCCTCCAAGCCCCCAGGGGCGTCTCCCTCCCCTCTGAGCCCATGTCTGGTGCTGCTGGTGCGCTGGACAGGGAGCGgcctgtcctcttcctccctgtcCCCTGGTGGCACCTGCTGGCactggagccagccaggctcaGGGCTATCGGAGCAGCTTCAGCTCCTCCCCTCACTAAAAtgtgggcaggcagggggcaCGAGGGGCGAGGGGGATGAAGACTTCTTGAGCTGGGGCTGCGGGTGGAGAGCAGAGGGTGCGCTGGGGCCTGAGGGTGGGCGGGCAGCTGAGTCTGGAACCCCCCGtcctcccagctgtgtgaccccagcCCCTTGGGGTGTCCGCAGCCCATGAAGCTGCGCACAGCAGCAGGCTCCTGTCTCCCCATCTGGCCACTTCTGCTGCCCAGAGCAGGTGGGGGACACGGGGCGGGAGGCGGGTGGGCTGGACCCAGCATCCAGGGTGCCCTTCTGCAGAGCGGGGCTCAGGGGCTCTGCAGCCACCACCaggctggtgggggcgggggggccaggTGCCTGCAGGAGCCTGCTGAGCTCTAGGTGAGGGGCCAGGGTGGTTTCTGGCATCCTCTGTCCCACCGGTGCCCCCTGCCCCGTGGGGGGCTTCCCAGAGATGCCAGGGCCCGCAGCCTTTCCGTGTCCATCCTCCTGCTGGGGTCCTGGTGCTGAGGCTGAGCCGGCCCGTGACGCAGTGTCAGCGGGGTACAGGCCGCAGGGAATCGTTACCGTTACCATGGCTCCTCCTGCCTCGGTTCCCTCCAGGCATCAGGGTCCCGACTACAGGGGGCTACTCATGAGCGGGACCAACCCCAGAGGCAGGGGCATGACAGGCGGTGTCCTCCAGGGCCGccctgggggaggaaggagccccGGCCCCGGGGTGTGCAAGCAGAGTCTGGAGGGGAGTGTCGGGGGGCCTCGGGGCCTCCCTGACCCCGGGGCAGGTCCCAAGCCACTGTCTGAACACGGCAGGGGGAGGGTGGCAGGCACATACCTCGCCCCGGGAACCTCAGTGTGCCCGAGACTCAATTTTCTCGTCCCCAATGCAATTTGGACACAAATCCAATCAGCCTGCATAGGTCTCAGCCGCCGCTTCGAACCCCAACGCTGGCTCTCTGCCTGACTCAGGATTCAAGCCCAGAGACCctgctggggggttggggggctggggggctggggggccagggggcgggagggggccaGGTGGGGGTGCCGATCAGACTCCAGCCCAGCCATCTTCACCTGTGCCCTGGAcaggggcggggagcagggggccTGCCACCATGGGGTGGGGGCCTAGCCCCAACGGGCACCCAGTTGGGTCCTGTGCAGCAGCCTTGCCGCGGGGTCAGATCATCCAGGAGCGCCTGCCCTGGGGCCCACGTCCTATCACACCCCCAGGGGCTCCTGAGCTTGGCCCCAGCCCCATGTGCAGCAAGCCCCCCGGGTCAGTGGGTCCTTGGGAGGCACGCCCCAGACAGCTCCCCCGTGCTCTGGCCTTGGGGGAAGGATGCTAAGGGAAACTGGGGCCACTGGTCCCCACGTCGGTCCCATCCTGACTGGGCCCCATGTGTCCAACGCCGTTGGGAGAAGCAAACCACAGAGaggcccccctgccctcctgccctccaggaCAGGCTCGGGTTCAGTCTTGGTTGGGGGAAGTCTGGGGCAACTGTCCCCAGGGCCCACATTTatgaagcacctactgtgtgccagtgGTGGAGATGCTGGGCCCTGCAGAGGGAGGCTGGTGCCACAGGtcagggctgggccaggccagggctgcCGTATCCGAGTTGTGAGACTGGCgagggccaggcagggagggacggggagggagtggggggccaGGGCCACGGATGCATTGGGGAGGGGCGCGCATGTCCTGCAGGTGGGCTGTTGAGGGTTcccacggggctggggggctcagggggaaAGGCCAGGTGGCCGGCCACCCAGGGTCCAggtcctccacccacccacccaccatgcTGGCCACCACTCCAGGCGACATTTCGCGGCCAATGGTGCCCTCTGCTGGGCACACTGGACAGGGCCCCGGCTCACCAGGATGGAGCAGGGCTGAGGCGGGCCTGGGGACCAGGTGGCCTCAACCATGAGCCTGGCCCGGGGTGGCCTGGGGGACACCTGTGTGGAGAAGACTTGCGTGTCCAGCTCCCAGGTTTCCACGGGAGGCTGAAATAGACTCCATATCAAAGACaaatccctgccccccaccccatgtccaGGGGTCTCCCCACTGGGACAAGTGAGACAAGCAGGGGACAACTGGGCCTGGCTGCAGCCCAGTCGCAAGTGCAGTGCTGGGCAggtgtggggcctgggccagcatgGGTGGGGCTGGGCCTGCCCGGCCCTTTAAGAGAGCCGCGAGGGGATGGGACCTGTTGCCCAGCAACAGGAGGGCTTGTGTGTACCTGTCGCTGGGAGACCAGAAGTGTCCTGCTGGGGACCGAGTGGCCCCAGCTGCCCTCACACaggagcggggggtggggtgggggggcaccatGGCACAGACGGACGTGCTCCTGACCAAGGAGCCCACGCCCCAGGCGGTACCGGCATGCGAGCTGCCCCGGAAAGTGTACGACGTGGCCCGGAACGCGGGCGCCTGCTTGTCCTCGGGCCTGGCCACCGCTGGCTTCCGCTCGGCCAAGTACCTGGCGGACGAGTGGTCCCAGAACTGCTATGCCCGCTACCACCAAGCCTTCGTGGACCGCGACCAGTCGGAGCGGTGGCGCCATGAGAGCCAGCAGCTGGTGGCCAAGACCCAGGCGCTGGCCCGGCGCTCGCAGGACGACGCCACCCGGAAGGTGGGCGCGCGGCTGCAGGACACGCACGGCTGGAAGTCGGAGCTGCAGCGCGAGGTCAGAGAACTGGGCGCGGAGAGCGACCTGCTGCTGGCCCAGAAGCAGCGGCTGGCGCGCGCCCTGGACGCCACCTCCGTGCCCTTCTCCATCGCCACCGACAACCTGCAGTGCCGTGAGAGCCGCCAGCACCCCGACCTTGTGCGTGACTGCGTGGAGACGGAGCTGCTGAAGGTTCGCGGCCCCTTCCGCTCCCAGACACGGcacgcccgccgcccgcccccttCTCCGGGGAGCGTGACCTGCACGGGGCCGGGGTGGGCGGGCTCCCGGGGGGCCTCAGTGCTCGTGCTCCAGGTGGGTGCACGCAGGCGCGTGGGCAGCACACCCAGGTCCACACGCGGGCACCAAGACGCTGTGTCTGTCTGTaggctggggacctggggcaggggcagggctcagGCCATCCAGGAAGGAGGCACCATCCCCTACCCAAGAGGGTCCTGTCTCCCCTTCAGAGCCTGGGTCCCACAGTGGACACTGGGTGAGGCTTGGCATCTTGGAAGGTGGGCCCCAGCTTGAATGTGCCGGGCTCAGGGCCCTGTGGCCTGGGTCAGGTCCCAGTGTGGGGGTTTGAGCACATATGGTGGCTGGAGCTGCACCCTACGCTGGCCTACCCCAATCCTATGTCCAGGGTCCCTGCAATGTCCCCTCCATATTATGGCTCATACAAGGGTGAAGGCAATAGAATTCACACCTGGATGTGTGTTGGGGACATTTGCCTGAGGATGGGACATTCAGAGGCCACTGAGGCAGGGAGGGCTCTGGCCGGGTCCATCCACAAGCCTGGATGCCCCTCTGCACACACGCCAAGAATGGGCAGCTGCCTGAGGTCTGGGCTGCACGCAGGGCCAGCAAGTGAGGTCCTATTGGCACCTGCATCTGGGGGGGGGGCATTGGTCACCCTTGAGTCCTGCACCTGCTGGTCAGACCCTCAGGTCACCCTGGGTCATATGAGTTAAGCCTGACCCTGAGCTCTGAAGGCCCGGTGCCCCATGGCTCCCCTACTCTGGTTCAGGTGTGGACGGGTGAGGGGGGTTGGAGGCCACCTTCATGCCCCAAGAGCCTTCCCTGCTTCACCCTCAGCGGGACCTGTCCTAGGGGCAGCCCCAAAGGATCAGGGAACTGCCCAGGCTGGTCCCCTGCTCCAGGCAGGGCAGCACTCCCACCTTACAGAGCCTGGGGGCCTTCCTGGGGGATGGTGCAAGGCCAGCTGCTCAACAacctctgggggctctgggtgCAGCCTCTGCCCTGAGCGCAGAAACCTCCCCCTGCTGCCATCCCCAGGCCTTGTCATCCCCCCACCCATATGAAAACAACAGCAGTGGTCCAGGGACAGGGAGACAGGCCCAGGGGACTGCCCCTCGACACGTGGGTTTAGATGGAGGTGAAAACTCAAATGGAGGGAACAGAGCCACGATAGCAGCAGAAAGACACtctgggtgccccccccccccccccgccgtgagCTCAGTGGAGGAGACAGGGCGGCTCTGAGCCCAGGccctgaggggcagcccagggaaTGGGGGGCAGGAGGTTGTTGGCCTCTAGTGCCCCATGCAGGCTGCAGGGATGGCCTCTAGAGCCCAGAGGGTGCTGGGTGGATGCCAGGCGAGTGGCAGCAGCTGGTAGAGGCCCCCAGGGGGGAAACCCTGCACTCAGCTACACCAAACAGAACATTCAAGAGTCCAGGACAAAGCCAATGAGAAAGAGCTGGACTCACCCCTCGTTTTCCAGGAAAGAGTCTGGGGGTTAACAAGCTGGCCATCTGGCCCCATGTTACGCAGCCAGGCCATTTCAGGGGCTGACCAGGAGCCCACACCAGCCTGGCCATCCTCAGATCCTCACCAGGGAGCGGGGTCTTCTCCCCCAGGAGGCGGAGCTCATCCGGAACATTCAGGAGCTCCTGAAAAGGACCATCATGCAGGCCGTGAACCAGATCCGGTGGGTGTCAGTGTTCCCTCACCCCTTAGGCTGGCTCTGGGCAGGAAGCTGGGGTGAGCAGGCCCCGAGTCTCAGAAGGTGGGGGCTCGTCCCAGGTCTCAGGCAGGGGGACAGGCCAGAGAGGGGCACCCGGCGCGGGTGGCAGGCTCCTGCATGGCCTGGGGCCTGGGCGTCCAGAGGCCAGGCTGGCTTTGCAGGGCAGAGAGCTGCTGCTCCTGGACATGTTGGCCGGGcagagcctgggtggcccaaGGACCCTGATACTGAGCAGATGAGGTGGCCTGGTTCTCGGTTGAGAACTGCAGGTGCGCTTGCTCCTGGGagcagcccccagggcccccacgTCGCACACAAACGCAGACCCTGCCCGCCCCAGGCTGAACCGGGAGCAGAAGGAAACATGCGAGATGGACTGGTCTGACAAGGTGGAGGCGTACAACATCGACCAGGCCTGCGCCCACTACCACAACCAGAGCACCGACGTGCAGTTCCACCCGCACTCCGCCAAGTTCGAGGAGAGGTGGGCCACCTCAGCCCCAGCCCTCCCTGGGACCATCGTCTGAACACCTGCTCCCATGGCTGGGGACCCTCACACCACCCCCGGACCCTGGGGCCCACACGGAGGGTCCTCTGTGCAGCTCTTCTGCACCCGGGGGGCATGGGCGCAGGACCCCTGCCCGAGGACCCAGCACCACACAGCCCATCAGGGGGTTGGGGACTGCGGCGGGGGCAGGACCTGGGGGGCTCACCCGCAGCTCCGCGGGCGGCTGGCGGGGGGCGCGCAGCCACCACCCAATGCAGCGCCACCTGGgaggcgcggggccgggggcgcggggggcgcggggggccttAGGACACAGGGGGCCCGGGGACGCAGGGTCGGACGTGCAGGGCTCTCAGGGTGCGCGCCGGACCATTGGCAGGGGCCCCACTAACCGCGGCGTCGCCCGCTGCCTGCCTGCAGCGCCTCCACGCCGGAGACCTGGGCCCGGTTCACCCAGGAAAACCTGTGCCGCGCAGAGCGTGAGCGCCGGGCCTCCGCCAACCTGCGGGTGCTCATCGACTGCATCCTGCGGGACGTGGCCGAGGACCTGCGGCTGCAGTGCGACGCCGTGAATCTGGCCTTCGGGCGCCGCTGTGAGGAGCTGGAGGACACGCGCCACAAGCTGCAGAACCACCTGCACAAGgtgcggccccgccccgcccaccgccGGGCCCTGCCCCCACACAGACCACGCCCCAGACCCCGCCCGCTCGCGTCCTGACCACGCCCCCACACAGGCCTCGCCCAGACCCGCCCGCTCGCGTCCAGGCCCCGCCTACCGCACAGACCACGCCCGCTCGCGTCCTGGCCACGCCCCCGAACAGACCACGCCCCCAGACCGTGCCTGCTCGCGTCCGGGCCCCGCCCACCTGTCCCGCCCGCCTCGCGTCtaggccccgccccaggccccctcccacTTGCGTCCAGACCCCGCCCCCGTCGGGCCCAGCTCCGCCCCAGCCCACACTGGCCCCGCCCTGCCCGGGACCCGCCCACCTAGGACCCGCCCCTTTAGACCACGCCCCCACCAGCTGGCTTCCAGGCCCCGCCCAGTCCCTGCCCAGGCCAGCCCCGAACCTGGGCACCTGTAACTACAGAGCGACAAGCTCCCTGTGGCCTGGCCCCGCCTCTGGCTTGGTcacagcctggcctggcccctgcccctcctctgtccTGTTCCTCCTGAGGGACCCCAAGCTCAGGGCACCCACTCCTCCCTGGGCCCTCACTAAGCCAATAAGAAACCAGGTGACACTGGGCATGGCTGTCaggcatgagcaggagggacGGTGGCAGGAGG from Vulpes vulpes isolate BD-2025 chromosome 3, VulVul3, whole genome shotgun sequence encodes:
- the TEKT4 gene encoding tektin-4, which produces MGGAGPARPFKRAARGWDLLPSNRRACVYLSLGDQKCPAGDRVAPAALTQERGVGWGGTMAQTDVLLTKEPTPQAVPACELPRKVYDVARNAGACLSSGLATAGFRSAKYLADEWSQNCYARYHQAFVDRDQSERWRHESQQLVAKTQALARRSQDDATRKVGARLQDTHGWKSELQREVRELGAESDLLLAQKQRLARALDATSVPFSIATDNLQCRESRQHPDLVRDCVETELLKEAELIRNIQELLKRTIMQAVNQIRLNREQKETCEMDWSDKVEAYNIDQACAHYHNQSTDVQFHPHSAKFEESASTPETWARFTQENLCRAERERRASANLRVLIDCILRDVAEDLRLQCDAVNLAFGRRCEELEDTRHKLQNHLHKTLREITEQEHNVAALRQAIKDKEAPLKVAQTRLYQRSHRPNVELCRDAAQFRLMSEVEELNMSLKALKEKLLEAEQSLRKLEDTRMDLEKDLAVKANSLFIDRQKCMTHRARYPTILQLAGYQ